In a genomic window of Dyadobacter fermentans DSM 18053:
- a CDS encoding glycine zipper family protein, with protein MHAAGAEMVGWHNFGHFIGITIQTPKMKAVISVLCAASVMVACNTQSDKQEALLKSQQKTIDSMRVAMEKQAIIDSMNTLHTQRAEAEKWEDVEKNEATNHNQAVASAPAAQSAPAKKKWSHTAKGAVVGAGTGAITGAIVNKKRGEGALIGSLIGAGVGAGTGAIVDQSVKKRKQQ; from the coding sequence GTGCATGCGGCGGGAGCAGAAATGGTTGGCTGGCACAATTTTGGTCATTTCATTGGCATAACCATCCAAACACCAAAGATGAAAGCTGTTATTTCGGTGTTATGTGCCGCCTCCGTTATGGTGGCTTGTAATACGCAGTCAGATAAGCAGGAAGCACTCTTGAAATCACAACAGAAAACCATTGATTCCATGCGTGTAGCCATGGAAAAGCAGGCCATCATAGATTCAATGAACACGCTGCACACGCAACGCGCGGAAGCGGAAAAGTGGGAAGATGTTGAGAAAAATGAGGCAACAAACCACAATCAGGCCGTTGCAAGCGCACCTGCCGCACAATCAGCTCCGGCTAAAAAGAAATGGAGCCATACCGCCAAAGGGGCAGTCGTGGGCGCGGGGACCGGCGCGATCACCGGCGCGATCGTCAACAAGAAGCGGGGTGAAGGTGCATTGATCGGCAGCCTAATCGGTGCCGGCGTAGGTGCAGGTACCGGCGCGATCGTCG
- a CDS encoding alpha/beta hydrolase, whose product MEGIINDDLDQRSQRPGPNGARPFFTRGNPVTVTRAERDGRALWYITSDGTKVIANKVELNAYSGLSSADQSHFFVCYRAQTAGVPVIEMADAPDRLFFANLPPSPNREFKVMELFPEVWATAVTQAASRLPESRKHVFVYIHGFDWEPGLKLDLVPQFVQSYLAHPQNSVANVLYFGWPSYGWRKKADDRSIGYGEQFTRNGLFKYFEVLSSKLKEAGKTLNLVVHSFGHQLLNGMVNPGGGHSIPTGIFENIFLMAPDITHLAVQKGGVQLRNMRRKFKGPHFHYNYTPLKQLAKNVHIYYDPSDYLLYVSSKQFNLNANSAAFDPRPDAEGLTTDFRNLGSYGDEIFKNDPNLQLEDGFNFYNVLDIIKNSTDPEPDPLYYGFLDNTDEAMTQAREGDYSGIKLLSTFWDRHFLMNHHAYLFSCRPVVAHVLERLAATAPQPDIREEEAPIV is encoded by the coding sequence ATGGAAGGAATTATCAACGACGACCTCGACCAGCGATCGCAGCGCCCCGGTCCGAATGGTGCGCGACCGTTTTTTACCAGAGGCAATCCGGTCACCGTCACCCGCGCCGAGCGCGACGGCCGTGCATTGTGGTACATCACGAGCGACGGCACGAAGGTCATCGCCAATAAGGTGGAACTGAATGCCTACTCTGGCCTTTCGTCTGCCGATCAGTCGCATTTCTTCGTTTGCTACCGCGCGCAAACTGCCGGCGTGCCGGTGATCGAAATGGCGGATGCGCCCGACAGGCTATTTTTTGCCAACCTTCCACCCTCGCCGAACCGCGAATTCAAGGTGATGGAGCTGTTTCCAGAGGTTTGGGCCACAGCCGTGACGCAAGCCGCGAGCCGCCTGCCCGAATCCCGCAAGCATGTTTTCGTTTACATTCACGGTTTCGACTGGGAGCCTGGCCTTAAACTGGATCTCGTGCCGCAGTTTGTACAAAGCTACCTGGCCCACCCGCAAAACAGTGTGGCCAATGTGCTTTACTTCGGGTGGCCGTCGTACGGATGGCGCAAAAAGGCCGACGACCGTTCGATCGGCTACGGCGAGCAATTTACGCGGAATGGTTTGTTCAAATACTTCGAAGTGCTCTCCAGTAAACTGAAAGAAGCCGGAAAAACGCTTAACCTCGTCGTTCATTCATTCGGCCACCAGCTATTGAACGGCATGGTCAACCCCGGCGGCGGCCACAGCATTCCTACCGGCATTTTTGAAAACATATTCCTCATGGCGCCGGATATAACTCACCTGGCGGTACAAAAAGGCGGCGTGCAGCTCAGAAATATGCGCAGAAAGTTCAAAGGGCCGCATTTCCATTACAATTACACCCCCTTGAAGCAACTCGCCAAAAACGTCCACATTTACTACGACCCGAGCGATTACTTGCTGTACGTGAGCTCCAAGCAGTTCAACCTCAATGCAAATTCAGCCGCATTCGATCCCCGCCCCGACGCCGAAGGCCTCACGACCGACTTCCGCAACCTGGGCAGCTACGGCGACGAAATCTTTAAAAACGATCCCAATCTCCAACTCGAAGACGGCTTCAACTTCTACAACGTATTGGATATTATCAAAAATAGCACCGATCCCGAGCCCGACCCGCTCTACTACGGCTTCCTGGACAACACCGACGAAGCCATGACCCAAGCCCGCGAAGGCGATTACAGCGGCATTAAACTGCTTAGCACCTTCTGGGACCGGCATTTCCTCATGAACCATCATGCCTACCTATTCAGTTGCAGGCCAGTTGTCGCGCATGTGCTGGAAAGGCTGGCGGCGACAGCTCCTCAACCGGATATCCGTGAGGAAGAGGCACCCATTGTATAG